In one Echinicola marina genomic region, the following are encoded:
- a CDS encoding DoxX family protein, giving the protein MKPQKLITDRTAKIIYWVATLWLSLGMVSTGIVQIAHMDEEVRKMKELGYPMYFLTIIGIWKLLGVIGILVPKFPLLKEWAYAGFFFLMTGAIFTHLAVNDSAVEYFGPTLLLLLTVISWYLRPAERKLSIRKK; this is encoded by the coding sequence ATGAAACCACAAAAGCTTATAACAGACAGAACCGCTAAAATAATCTACTGGGTAGCCACCCTTTGGCTTAGCCTAGGCATGGTATCTACGGGAATCGTTCAGATAGCACACATGGACGAAGAAGTACGCAAAATGAAAGAACTGGGCTACCCCATGTACTTCCTGACCATCATTGGCATATGGAAACTATTAGGGGTAATAGGTATCCTTGTTCCAAAATTCCCCTTGCTAAAAGAATGGGCATATGCAGGCTTCTTTTTCTTAATGACAGGGGCTATTTTTACCCACCTAGCCGTAAATGACAGTGCCGTAGAGTATTTTGGACCGACCCTATTGCTTCTATTAACAGTGATTTCTTGGTATTTAAGGCCCGCTGAAAGAAAGCTAAGTATCAGAAAAAAGTGA
- a CDS encoding SRPBCC domain-containing protein, translated as MEQKTKVHAENGPQEITVTRTFDLPVELLFKAYTKPELVEQWMGNTVIKLENKPHGSYRFEKKDSNGQVVFSAHGTIHDLKENQLITRTFEMDNAGFPAQLEFLEFGSIDDSKSHLNIKMVFRSVEDRDNMLKLPFAYGLNMAHSQLQTIMEKLKQ; from the coding sequence ATGGAACAAAAAACAAAAGTCCATGCCGAAAACGGACCCCAGGAAATCACAGTAACAAGAACCTTTGATCTGCCAGTTGAACTACTGTTCAAAGCCTACACAAAACCTGAACTAGTGGAACAATGGATGGGTAACACGGTTATAAAACTGGAAAACAAACCACACGGCAGTTATCGCTTCGAAAAAAAAGACTCCAATGGCCAAGTCGTTTTCAGCGCCCATGGCACTATCCACGACCTAAAAGAAAATCAATTGATCACTCGCACCTTTGAAATGGACAATGCGGGTTTTCCTGCACAACTGGAATTCCTGGAATTTGGCAGCATTGATGATTCCAAAAGCCACCTGAACATTAAAATGGTATTTAGATCTGTCGAGGACAGGGACAATATGCTCAAACTTCCCTTTGCATACGGGCTTAACATGGCCCACAGTCAACTACAGACCATTATGGAAAAACTAAAACAATAA
- a CDS encoding ArsR/SmtB family transcription factor, producing MKLRRDVFQAIADPTRRAIISLLAINAMTPTAIAENFDYSRQTISKHIQILTECEILEQEQKGREIYYQLNPHGMREIAEFIEPFRKHWDDQFNKLEQVMKSHQSKQ from the coding sequence ATGAAATTGAGAAGAGATGTATTCCAGGCAATAGCAGATCCCACACGCAGGGCCATCATTTCTTTGCTTGCCATAAATGCCATGACCCCTACGGCCATTGCTGAAAATTTCGATTATTCCCGCCAGACCATTTCCAAACATATTCAAATCCTCACTGAATGTGAAATACTAGAACAGGAACAAAAAGGCCGGGAAATCTACTATCAGCTCAATCCTCATGGCATGAGAGAAATAGCCGAATTTATTGAGCCTTTCAGAAAACATTGGGATGATCAATTCAATAAATTGGAACAGGTCATGAAATCCCACCAATCCAAACAATAA